The genomic interval GGCGCCCGGCAGACACGGCAGGAGTCCGACCCGCTGCAAGGGGGTCATGCTGCTGCCGGCGAACGAATGCGGTTCCTGACACCTTTGCGCCTTCACCATTGCGCCCGCTACTCCTTCAGCACCATGTCGATGCACATCACGGCGGCGAGGATCAGCTTCCGCACGGCGCCGTGGTCGGGGAGCGCGTCGGAGATCTCGAGGATGTAGTTGTCGGCGCTGGTGAACATCTCCTTGCCGATCCCGGACCACTTCTTCGCTACCTGCGCCAGCTGCGTCTCGCCGGCCATGAAGCGGAAGTTCCACCCGGTCCATTTCCCCTTGAGCTCACACACGGGGGTATCGCTCGCGTCGCGCACCGTGAACGCGCCGCCAATCGAGAAGAATTTCTGCTTGAAGCCGCCGATACGCTGGTTGTTCTCGTCGAGCACGTCGACCGTTGAGAGCAAGATAGAAATCCCCCGAGTTATCCGGACAACCTGGCGGCCGTCGGGCGTCTGTACGCGGATGTCGAAGGGGGTCATCCGCTTGTAGTCGGTGAACCGGAGCAGCTTGGTGAATAGCCCTAGGTCGGGCTCACGGCACTCCATCACCAACCCGCCGGTGGCCGGGTCGTAGATATCGTAGTTGTTGGCCGCCTTGAACATGCCCACGTGCTCTTTGACGAGCAGCAGGTTGAGGCTGAGCGGGTCGGTCATGCCGTGTTCCCTGTGTTTGGTCGAGCGTTAGGAGACGACGCGAGCATAACAGATGACCGCATCGTTCCGCCACTTTCTGAGGGGAACAAACAGCACGCGGACCGGCGGGCAGAAGCGGTCCGGCTGATCAACCGGCCCGCGGGCCGTTGAGGCATGCCCACGAGAGCGTGGGCATGCGCCGCGGCTGCTGCCACAAAAAAAGCCGGGGACCAAGGTCCCCGGCTCGTGGGTTTCGCTTGTCGCTGAGCGGTCTGCCTAGCGGGCGACGGCCAGCTTCTTCTCGCCGAGCAGGCGCAGGTAGTCGGCGACGATCGACATCGCCTCCTTGTTGTAGTGCTCCTCCATGTCGAACACCGGGCGGTCGGTGTCGGTCGCCTTCTCGAAGGTCTCTTCCTGCTCCTTGTCGGCGTCCAGCTCTTCCTTCTCGGCCAGGTACTGCTCGAGGTTCAGCGTGACAGTCTTCTTGTCCTTCTGCTCCTCGTAGCGGTTAATCTGCTTGAGGTCCTTCTGGAAGTCGGCCGACTGCGAGATGCGGTCGGCGGACAGCCGTTGCAGCTCGGCCTTGATGCCGCCGTTGACCATGCCGAAGCGGTCGTGCCGCATCTCTTTGACCTGGTCGAAGGAGAGGGCGTAGTCGAGGTCACGCTCGGAGATCCCCTCGATGTGCTGCGTCAGCGCCGGGATCACCACGTCGGACACGACGCCGCGGTTCTGGGTGCTGTCGCCGCCGGGGCGGTAGAACTGCTGGATGGTCAGCTTGAGGGCGCCCCAGTTCTTGCTGGTCTGCCGGCCGAACAGCAGCTCGGCCAGGTTGAACAGCTGCTGCACGGTGCCCTTGCCGTGGGTCGACTCGTCGCCGACGACGATGCCGCGGCCGTAGTCCTGGATGGCGCCGGCGAAGATCTCGCTGGCCGACGCGCTGAACTTGTTGGTCATCACCATCAGCGGGCCGCTCCACAGCATGCCGGGGTCGTCGTCGGCGTGCGGGATGCTGCGTCCGTCCGGACCCTTCACCTGGACCACGGGGCCGCGGTCGATGAACAGGCCGGTCATCGCGACCGACTCCTGCAGCGAGCCGCCGCCGTTGAACCGCAGGTCGACGACCACGGCGTCGACGCCCTGATCGTTGAAGCCGCTCAAGAGCCGCGCGACGTCGCGGGTGGTGCTGCGGTAGTTGGGCAGGCCGCGGCGGGCGCCCTCCATGTCCATGTAGAAGCTGGGCAGCGCGACAACGCCGATCTTGTAGGGCTGGCCGCTGGGCTTGCGGCCCCAGTTGATGACGGCGCCGCGGGCCTCTTGGTTCTTGAGCTCGACGCGGTCGCGGATGATCTCGTAGACCTTCAGCTCCTTGGGGTTGTCGGCCGGCTTCACCTCGAGCCGGACCACGGTGCCCTGCTTGCCGCGGATCAGCTTGACCACGTTGCGCAGCTTCATGTCGACAATGTCGTCCATGGGGCCGGTTGCGCCCTGGCCGACGCTGACGATGATGTCGCCCTCCTTGAGGCGGCCGTCCTCGTCGGCGGCTCCGCCGGCGATGATCTCCTGGACGGTGGTGTAGCCGTCCTCGCTGCGGAGCGCGGCGCCGATGCCGTCGAGCTCCAGCCGCATCGCGATGTCGAAGTCCTCAAGGGTCGACTTCGACATGTAGCTGGAGTGCGGGTCGAAGGCCGAGGTCATCGAGGTCAGGAACAGCTCGAGCAGCTCGTCGTCGTCGGTCTCGTCCCAACGCTTGCGGACGCTGTTGTAACGCTTGCGGAGCTTCTCCTTGGCCTCGTCTGTCTCTTTGCCGTCGGCGAGCTGCACGACCATGTCGAACTTGACCCGCTTGCGCCACCGCTCGACCGCCTCGTCGACCGACTTGGGGTAGGTGGTGTCGTCACGCTCGCGGATCATCGACTCGTCGACCGTGAAGTCGTGCGGGGCGTCGATCTGCTCGAGCGCGGTCTGGGTGCGTTCCTCGACGCGGGCGAGGAAGCGGGAGAAGATTGTGTAGGCGAACGACACGTCGTTGTTGTTGAGCATGTCGTCAACACGGTGCCGGTTCTGCTGGAACTCGTCGATGTCCGACTGCAGGAAGTACAGCTTCCACGGGTCGAGCGACTTGAGGAACGAGTCGAGGCACCGCTCGCTGACCGTGTCGTCGACGCGCTGGCCGGTGAGGTGCCAGGCCTCCATCCGGACCCGCACGACCTTGGTGATCTGGCGGTCCTGCAGGTCCGGCGCCTTGGGCCGGGCCGAGGCCGGGGCCGCCAGCAGCAGGACCGGAAGCATCAAGGCCGAGAGCAGCGCCCAGGCCCGCGGGCCTGCGGCCCGGGAACACAGCCGCGGGCGAGCGTGAGGGGAGCGCGTGCAGACAAGCGGCATAGGGAAATCTCCGTCTTCGGAATGTTCTGTCGCGGAACGATAAGGGGAACACCATGCCGGCGGCAATAGCGCCCGCCGCGGGGAGGCCGCGGGCAGCGATCAGGCCAGAGGCCAGTCGCAGATTGCCACAGGCCGGTCGCTGATTGCCAGAGGCCGGCCGCTAGTTGGTTGTCGCTGATTGCCTGTCGTTAGGGCCGCTGACTCTCACAGCGGCCCCGGGCGAACCCCGAATCTCTTCCTAACTGTCCTTGTTGAAACAACTTACCCATCGTACCGGTCTGGTAGAAATGAGGCAATATTGAGTGCGAGGGGCGACTGGGCTCGCCTGTGGTGATTGCCGGACCGGGGGCTTACCCATTGTTACGCAGCGGGACGAGCGGGGGTTCAGAGGCGCGATTCAACGCCCCTGGCGACGGAACAGCCGCCACCGCCGCTCGGTTTCGGGCGCGTCGCCTGCATCGCCAAAGTCCTCCAGCTCGGTCACGACCCAGCGGACACGCCGCCCGCTGGCGTCGCGTTCGGTGGACGAGGCCTGCACCAGCCCGCCGGGGGCGAGGCCGCAGAGCAGCTCGGTGCGCTCGATCTGATTGGCTCCTGCGGTCGCCCGGACCTGCTGGCGGTAGCCGGCGACCATCCCCCCCTCGAGCAGGATCGGGACGTCCACGGCCAGCACGCTGGTGACCTCGCCCGTCAGGTCCGAGGCCGAGCTGCCGTCCGGCGCGGCCACCTCGCGACGCATCAGGTAGGGGGGGAATTCGGGGGCGTAGAAGAGGGTCTCGATGCGCCGCTGCGGGCCCTCGCCGTAGGTGAGTTCCCACTGCTGGCAGGGGATGGTCTTGCCGCCGAGGCTGATGTCGACCGCCGGGTGCTCGACCGCGATCGGCGACTGGCTGGTGTGGTCGGTCAGCAGGCTGCGGCGGGTCACCTGCGTGGCCCCGCGGAGACGCTTGCCGCCGACCTCCACGACCGAGGTGGTCTCGAGCGTGTAGCTCTCATCGGTGATCTCCGACAGCTTATCGGTGTGCAGGGTCTCGCTGCGGGTAAGGAAGCGGCCGCTCTCGTCGAAGGTCTCGGTGACGGTGCGGAGCGTCCGCCAGGCGCCGACGTCGAAGCGGCCCCACGGGTGGCTCTCGACGGGCAGCTGCAGCGAGTCGGGCGCGGGGGGGAGCTCGGGGGCCGAAACGGTCGCGACTGCCTTCTCGGCGGTGAACGGCTGGGCGGAGTCGGTGATCGACTCGTCGACTGGGGGGGCGATGGGGGGCTGGGAGGCCGCCGGGCCCACCAGCGCCACGGCGACCGCGCACAGGGCGCCAAGCGTCGTTCCGAGGACGCGCAGAACGCGGGCACGCAGGGCTGGCCGGACGTAGGGCGGGGGGAGGCGGAGCATCGGGTTTACTTACGGAAAGGGCCCCGCCGGGGGTCGGCGGGCTTCGACAAGTATAGAACCGGGAGCTGGGCTAAACGACCGGCGGCTGGTCGCTTTGCTCGTCAGAACCGGCAGAATCGTTCCCCTCGAACGCCGCGACCAGGTCGAGGTCTTGGCGGGCGAACACCGTGCGGAGGTTCAGCAGAAGCGAATCTCCTTCGACTTCCGCCGCCACCGCGGGGGACCTCTCGAGCAGACGGCGCGACAACGCCTCGGCAGTGCTCTCGGTTGGCCGGACGCGGATGCCCCAGGACGGCAGGCAGATCGGCAGCCCGCCGATCGGCGACCCGGCGAGCTCGACCGCCTCGGCCGAGTACTGCGGCGCGGCGTCCAGCTGCGGCGCCAGCCGCTCGGCGCGGCTCTTCAGGTTGTCGATCGGCGCAGTGACCAGCGAGAGCACCGGGACGCTCAGCTCGGCCCGCTCGGGGGTGGCGTGCAGCTGAAGCGTGGCGGCCAGCGCGCCGGCCTGCCGCCCGGTCGCCCGGCAGGTCGCGAGCAGCGGCGATCCGAGCAGCCGCTCGACGGCGGCCGTGGCTCCAACCGCGATGCCGCACTCCGGGCCGCCGATCAGGCCGTCGCCGCGGGCGAGCACGAGGTCGGCGCCCGTGTGGATCGCCTCCTGCAACGAGGGGAGCAGGGGCTCCAGCCCGGCGAGCGGCCTGAGGGCGGCTCCGCCGAGCTCGACGACCACGCTGCCGCCGCTCCGCTTGGCGGTCTGAACGAGCTCTTCCAGGGCGGGGCGGCAGGCCGACAGCGGGTTCACCGTGCTGCCCATCCGCAGCACGGTGGCCGGGCGGCCGTCGAGGGCGCGTTCGTAGTCGTTCGCGTTCACGCTGTCGGCGGCGCCAACCTCTAGCAGGCTGACATTGGCCGCGGTCGCCAGGTCGGTCAGCCGGCAGGGGGCGTCGATCGTGCCGACCTCGCCACGGGCAATCACCACGCTGTTGTTGGACGTTTGGGTGCGGAGGGCGAGCTCGATGGCGGCGGGGTGCGAAGAGAAGACCGCCGCGGCCTCGGCGCCGGTCAGCTCGCACAGCAGACGGCAGGCGTCCTGATCGGCGTGGCCATTGCTGAGCCCGCCGTCGCCGACACTAAGGGTGAAGTCCTGCGCGGTGAGCAGCATCCGCTCGACCGCGGCCTCTGGCAGCGGCGATGAGACCCACGGCGAGCCACGGAACCGACCAGTGGCGTTGATTGCCCCGCCGACCTTGAACGAGTCGGCGCCCGACAGGTAGCGGCTGACCCGCTCGGCGAGCTCCGAAAATGAGGGGACGTTGGCCTCCTCGGCGCGGTGCGCGAGGTCTGCGCGGACGTCGTCCAAGAAGGTCCGCACCTGCGCAGTGACCACGTTCGGGTGCAGCCGATCGACGACCGACTTCACCCGCGGGTTTTCTAGCAGCTCTGCCGCAGTAGGGAGTTTTTTCCAGAGGTCCGAGGTCTTCATGCCTGCCCGCTTGAGGTCGAAATCATTTAGAATTGGGTCTTCTACCATTAGACAACCCCGCCGGCGGCGCGGAAACCCGCCCGGCGCCCTCCCCTGCCCCATTGCCAGCCTGTTGATGACCGATTCAGACCCGCCGGAGCCGCTTGTCCAGCTGCAGGACGTGGGGGTCCGGTACCCGACAGGCACCCACGCCCTGGTCGGGTTATCACTGGACATCCAGCCGGGCGAGTTCGTCAGCCTGCTGGGGCCGTCGGGC from Posidoniimonas polymericola carries:
- a CDS encoding phospholipid scramblase-related protein, which translates into the protein MTDPLSLNLLLVKEHVGMFKAANNYDIYDPATGGLVMECREPDLGLFTKLLRFTDYKRMTPFDIRVQTPDGRQVVRITRGISILLSTVDVLDENNQRIGGFKQKFFSIGGAFTVRDASDTPVCELKGKWTGWNFRFMAGETQLAQVAKKWSGIGKEMFTSADNYILEISDALPDHGAVRKLILAAVMCIDMVLKE
- a CDS encoding carboxy terminal-processing peptidase, which translates into the protein MLPVLLLAAPASARPKAPDLQDRQITKVVRVRMEAWHLTGQRVDDTVSERCLDSFLKSLDPWKLYFLQSDIDEFQQNRHRVDDMLNNNDVSFAYTIFSRFLARVEERTQTALEQIDAPHDFTVDESMIRERDDTTYPKSVDEAVERWRKRVKFDMVVQLADGKETDEAKEKLRKRYNSVRKRWDETDDDELLELFLTSMTSAFDPHSSYMSKSTLEDFDIAMRLELDGIGAALRSEDGYTTVQEIIAGGAADEDGRLKEGDIIVSVGQGATGPMDDIVDMKLRNVVKLIRGKQGTVVRLEVKPADNPKELKVYEIIRDRVELKNQEARGAVINWGRKPSGQPYKIGVVALPSFYMDMEGARRGLPNYRSTTRDVARLLSGFNDQGVDAVVVDLRFNGGGSLQESVAMTGLFIDRGPVVQVKGPDGRSIPHADDDPGMLWSGPLMVMTNKFSASASEIFAGAIQDYGRGIVVGDESTHGKGTVQQLFNLAELLFGRQTSKNWGALKLTIQQFYRPGGDSTQNRGVVSDVVIPALTQHIEGISERDLDYALSFDQVKEMRHDRFGMVNGGIKAELQRLSADRISQSADFQKDLKQINRYEEQKDKKTVTLNLEQYLAEKEELDADKEQEETFEKATDTDRPVFDMEEHYNKEAMSIVADYLRLLGEKKLAVAR